The genomic interval GGATCGATGAAACTTCAGGGTAAGAAAATTCTTGTGACGGGCGCCGATGGTTTCATCGGTTCGCACCTCACCGAGTATCTCGTCGAACAGGGCGCCAATGTGCGTGCATTCGTCTATTACAACAGCTTCAATTCATGGGGCTGGCTCGACGAAACCAGCACGAGGATCAAGCGCGAACTCGACGTCTTCGCCGGTGATATCCGCGATCCCAACGGTGTTCGCACGGCGATGCGTGGATGCGACGTGGTGTTTCATCTCGCGGCGCTGATTGCAATTCCGTACTCGTACCATTCTCCCGACGCGTATGTGGACACCAACGTCCGGGGTACGCTGAATGTCGTGCAGGCAGCGCGGGATCTCGCGGTCGAACGCGTGGTTCACACATCGACCAGCGAGGTCTATGGGACCGCCCGCTTCGTGCCGATCACGGAAGAGCACCCGCTTCAGGGACAATCGCCTTACTCCGCGACGAAAATCGGCGCAGATCAGTTGGCCATGAGCTTCCATCTGTCGTTCGGCACGCCGCTCAGCATCATCCGGCCGTTCAACACCTATGGGCCGCGGCAGTCCGCGCGGGCGGTTATCCCCACGATCATTACCCAGATCGCGTCGGGCGCGAAGCGGATCAAGCTCGGCGCGATGACGCCGACACGGGACTTCAACTACGTCCGCGATACCGTGCGGGGATTCGTTGCGGTGGGCGAGTGCGACGATGCGATCGGAAAGGTTCTGAACGTCGGCAGCAATTTCGAGGTCTCGATCGGCGACACGGCCAGATTGATCGCCGAGCAGATGGGACAGGACGTCGAGTTCGAGCTCGATCAGCAACGCCTGCGTCCGGCGGGCAGCGAGGTCGAGCGCTTGTGGGCGGACAACGCGAAAATCAACAAGCTGGCGGGCTGGACTCCGGATTACGCGGGCCGGGAAGGGCTTGCCCGCGGATTGAAGGAAACCATCGCCTGGTTCGGTGACGCCGCCAATCTGCGCCGCTACAAGGCCGAGCTCTATAACATCTGACCATGCGCGAAACTGTAGCTTCACCCGCAAACGGAAATCGTCCGATGCACGCACCTGCCGGTCAGCCATCTGGCGTCACAACCTCGGTCGTTGCGGCCGTACGCGGCCTGCTCGGTTCGCCCGACAAGCGGATTGCGCTGCATGAGCCGGAGTTTCGCGGTGAGGAATGGACCTACGTCAAGGATTGCATCGATACCGGCTGGGTGTCGTCGGTGGGATCTTATGTCGATCGCTTCGAGCAGGATCTCGCTGCGTTTGTTGGCTGCAAGCACGCGATTGCGACATCCAATGGAACGTCGGCGCTCCACATCTGTCTGATCCTGGCGGGTGTCGAGAGCGGCGATGAGGTTCTCATCCCCACCTTGACCTTCATCGCAACCGCGAACGCGGTATCATACATTCACGCGGTGCCGCATTTTGTCGACAGCGAGACGATCTCCCTCGGCATCGATGCCGAACGGCTCGACAAGTATCTCGAGAGCGTTGCGCAGGTG from Nitrobacter sp. NHB1 carries:
- a CDS encoding NAD-dependent 4,6-dehydratase LegB, which gives rise to MKLQGKKILVTGADGFIGSHLTEYLVEQGANVRAFVYYNSFNSWGWLDETSTRIKRELDVFAGDIRDPNGVRTAMRGCDVVFHLAALIAIPYSYHSPDAYVDTNVRGTLNVVQAARDLAVERVVHTSTSEVYGTARFVPITEEHPLQGQSPYSATKIGADQLAMSFHLSFGTPLSIIRPFNTYGPRQSARAVIPTIITQIASGAKRIKLGAMTPTRDFNYVRDTVRGFVAVGECDDAIGKVLNVGSNFEVSIGDTARLIAEQMGQDVEFELDQQRLRPAGSEVERLWADNAKINKLAGWTPDYAGREGLARGLKETIAWFGDAANLRRYKAELYNI